A stretch of the Massilia sp. W12 genome encodes the following:
- the cyoE gene encoding heme o synthase, which translates to MNSEAPLPHPLAQYWVLTKPRVTQLAVFCAVIGMFLATPGMPPLDKVLFGALGIWMLAGAAFAVNCLLEREIDARMLRTARRAVASGELSAARTLQFSIVLGGAGMALLYFLVNPFTMWLTLATFVGYALIYTLILKPATPQNIVIGGLSGAMPPALGWAAVANAAPVEAWLLVLIIFVWTPPHFWALALYRREDYEKSGLPMLPVTHGMHFTQFHVWLYTIALTATTLLPYAIKMSHHIYLVCALLLDAAFMWQAWKLYRNYSDAQARKTFRFSIVYLALLFAALLVDHYFPL; encoded by the coding sequence ATGAATTCCGAAGCCCCTCTTCCTCATCCCTTGGCCCAGTATTGGGTGCTGACCAAACCGCGCGTCACGCAGCTGGCGGTGTTTTGTGCTGTGATCGGCATGTTTTTGGCCACACCCGGTATGCCGCCGCTGGACAAAGTGCTGTTTGGCGCGCTTGGCATCTGGATGCTGGCGGGCGCCGCGTTTGCCGTGAATTGTTTGTTAGAGCGTGAAATTGATGCGCGCATGTTGCGCACCGCGCGCCGCGCCGTTGCTTCCGGCGAATTGAGCGCCGCGCGCACCCTGCAGTTTTCCATCGTACTGGGCGGGGCCGGCATGGCGCTGCTGTACTTTCTGGTGAATCCCTTCACTATGTGGCTGACCCTGGCCACCTTTGTCGGTTATGCCCTGATTTACACCCTGATCCTGAAACCGGCCACGCCGCAAAATATTGTGATTGGCGGCCTTTCCGGCGCCATGCCGCCTGCGCTGGGCTGGGCGGCGGTGGCGAATGCCGCGCCGGTTGAAGCCTGGCTTCTGGTCTTGATCATTTTTGTCTGGACGCCGCCGCATTTCTGGGCCTTGGCGCTGTACCGACGTGAAGATTATGAAAAATCCGGCCTGCCCATGTTGCCGGTCACGCACGGCATGCATTTCACCCAGTTTCATGTCTGGCTCTACACCATCGCTCTGACCGCCACCACGCTGCTGCCATATGCGATCAAGATGAGCCACCATATTTATCTGGTGTGCGCTTTGCTGCTGGACGCCGCCTTTATGTGGCAAGCCTGGAAGCTGTACCGCAATTATTCCGATGCGCAGGCGCGCAAGACCTTCCGCTTTTCGA